The DNA segment TCGGCGCGACGCAATCGAAGAGGTCGACGCCGCGCCGCACTCCCTCCACGAGGTCCTCCGGAAAGCCGACCCCCATCAAATAGCGCGGCCGTTCACGCGGCAGCTCGCCGTCGACGACGTCGAGGATGCGGTACATGTCCGGCTTCGCCTCGCCGACGGAGAGTCCGCCGATGCCGTAGCCGACCCAGTCGCCCGAATCGCGAATCGATCGTGCGGCGGCTCGCCGCAGCGACTCGTGGATTCCGCCCTGGACGATCGGAAACAGCGCCTGGTCTCGCGGTGGCTCCCCCGGCCAGCTCGCGACCGCGGCGGCGCATCGCGCGAGCCAGCGGAGGCTGCGCTCGCTGGCGTCGCGCGCGGCGGACTCGTCGCTCTGGCCGGGTATGACGTGGTCGAACTGCATGATCACGTCAGCGCCGAGGTTGCGCTCGATCCGCATGACGGATTCCGGCGTGAAGGCGCGCAGCGATCCGTCGATGTGGCTGCGGAACTCGACGCCGTCTTCCGAGACCGTGCGAAGTCCCTCCAATGAGAAGACTTGAAAGCCGCCGGAATCGGTGAGAATGGGCCCGTCCCAGCCCATGAACGCGTGCAACCCGCCCATCTCGCGAACGATCTCGTCGCCGGGACGCAGGTGTAGATGGTAGGCGTTGCCGAGGATCATCTGCGCGCCCATGGCGCGGAGATCGTCGGGGTCGAGCGCCTTGACCGTCGCGAGCGTGCCGACCGCCATGAAGGCGGGCGTATCGACGGGCCCGTGAGGCGTGCGGAAGACGCCGACGCGCGCCGCGCCGTCCTCGTGATCGATCGAGAAGCCGAAGCCGGACAAGTGTGCTCGTTCGTGAGTTGAGGGCGACGACGCTAGATGATCGCCATCGCGTCGCCGTAGGAATAGAACCGGTATCGCGCCGCGACCGCTTCCCGGTACGCCCGCATCGTCAGCTCGTAGCCGGCGAACGCGGCGACGAGCATGATCAGCGTCGAGCGGGGCAGGTGAAAGTTGGTCACCATTCGGTCGACGGCGCGAAAGCGATGTCCGGGGCGAATGAAGATCCGCGTCTCGCCCGCGCCGTCGCGGATCCGGTCGTCGTCCCCCGCGACCGTCTCGAGCGTGCGCACCGTGGTCGTGCCGACGGCCCACGCGCGGCCGCCCGCCGCGCGGCGCTCGTTGATCGCGCGAGCCGCGTCCGCCGTCACGCGATACCACTCTTCGTGCATGACGTGCGCGGCCGGATCCTCCACCTCGACGGGCTTGAACGTGCCGGCGCCGACGTGAAGGAGGATCTCCGCCGTCGCGACGCCGCGACGCTCGAGCGACGCCAGCAGCTCGGGAGTGAAATGCAATCCCGCCGTCGGCGCGGCGACGGAGCCTTTCTCTCGCGCGAACACCGTCTGGTAGCGCTCCGCGTCTTCGGCCGCGTCGGGCCGCTCGATGTACGGTGGAAGCGGCACGTGCCCGTGGCGCTCGATCGCGTCATCGAGCGGCTCGTCGCTCTCGAGGCGGACGATGCGCGTGCGGCGTTCCGTCACTTCGAGAATCTCCGCCTCGAACCCCGGCGCGATCGTCACGCGGCGGCCCGGCTTGAGCTTTCCGCCGGGCGAAACCATCGCCTCGTAGCGCGCGTCGCCGAGCGGTTTGAGAAGGAGGATCTCCGCCGGAGCACCCGACGCGCGCGCCCCGAGCAAGCGCGCGCGAATCACGCGCGAGCGGTTCACGACCACGACGTCGATCGGCGCGATGAGGCTGGCGACGTCGGCGAACGTCTTGTGCTGGATGTCGCCGGACGCGCGATCGACGACCATCAACCGACTCGCATCGCGCCGCTCGAGCGGGCGCTGGGCGATGAGATCGTGCGGAAGCTCGAAGTCGTAATCGGAGGTGAGATCGCCTGCGGGCATCAGAGCGGTGGGACGTTCCGGTTGCGGTGATCGAAGGGAGAAATCTCGAGAGGCGGCGCGAGCCTGGCCGTGAGCGCGAGCGTGCAGCATGAGCTGTGAGCCCAAACGACGCCGGAACGGCGGGCAGTTGCTCGCGGCTCCTGTTGTCAGCTGATGCTCGAGGCTAGGCTCGCATCCGCTCCGCGATTCTGCCGAGCCGAGAGAGTCCAGCCCGAGGCAGTTCGCGCCGTCTTGATTCAGAAGAGTGTCGGCTGCCCATTCGATCCGGGCGCCACGATCCCGAAGTGTTCGTACGCCGCCCGCGTCGCCGTGCGTCCGCGCGGCGTCCGTTGAAGAAAGCCGTGTTGCACGAGAAAGGGCTCGTACACTTCCTCGATCGTGTTCTCGTCTTCGCCGATCGAGACGGCGATCGTCTTCAGCCCCACCGGGCCGCCGTCGAACTTCTCGATGATCGTGCGAAGGATTCGCGTGTCCATGTCGTCGAGCCCGAACGCGTCGACGTCGAGCATGGAGAGCGCCTGGTCGGCGATCGGCTTGCTCACCACACCGTTGCCTCGGACCTGCGCGAAATCTCGAACTCGTCGCAGCAAACGGTTGGCGACGCGTGGCGTGCCGCGGGCCCGCCGCGCGATCTCGGCCGCACCCGCCGGATCGACGTCGACCTTCAGCACGTCGGCCGTACGCTGCACGATCAACTCGAGGTCCTCGGACGGGTAGAAGTTCAACCGCTGCTCGATCCCGAACCGCGCGCGCATCGGGGCCGTGAGCATCCCGAGCCGCGTCGTCGCGCCGACGAGCGTGAACTGCTCGATGTCCATCGTCACCGTGTTCGCCTTCGGTCCGTCGCCCAAACGAATCTCGATCTTGTAGTCCTCCATCGCCGGATAGAGAAACTCCTCGATGATCGGACGCAGCCGATGGATCTCGTCGATGAACAGGATGTCGCCGCGCCGCAGATTCGTCAGCGTCGACACGAGATCGCCGGGCTTCTCGAGCGCCGGTCCGGAGCTCGTATGGATGTTCACGCCCAGCTCCCGCGCGATCAGCTCGGCGAGCGTCGTCTTGCCGAGTCCGGGCGGGCCGAAAAAGAGCGTGTGATCGAGCGGCTCTCGCCTCTGCATCGCCGCGTCGATGTAAATCCGCAGCGCGTCCTTCACCTTGTCCTGCCCGATGAACTCCGACAGCCGCTGCGGCCGCAGCGACAGCTCGACGACGGATTCGTCGACGAGAACCTCAGGCGTGGTGATCTCGGCGCGCGACATGCGATTCAATATACCCGAAGAGTTGCCGAAATCCCGGTCTGCCCCGCTCGGGCGAGCTGCTGAACTGATTCACCGCAGAGACGCAGAGAACGCGGAGGGGCGCAGAGGACTGCCTCGGTGAAAAAAGGCTGTTCGCGTCACGCGGCCGGGCGCTTCTTGTTAGAGCCGCTCGCGAAGCTCCTAGGAAGCGTGTCTCCTCGGCCGAGTACCTTCCCGAGCGGCGGTTACCAGAGAGGAAAGCTCGTGGGACGAAGGACGCCGCGTGCGCGGCATTTCTCTGCGTTCCTCCGCGTCCTCTGCGTCTCTGCGGTGAGTAGTTGCCGTTGCTCTTGTAGTTGCCGTTGCTCTTGTAGTCGCAGTTGCAGTTGCAGCCCGTATTGAATTCGCGCTACCCAGCCACTAAACCGTGGCCCGCAACCGCGACAACCGCTCGGCCGCATCGTCCAGCGTCGACTGCTTCTTACAGAACGCGAAGCGGGTGAAGGGGCGGCCGTCTTCTTTGTTCGAGTAGAAGCTCGAGCCGGGCACCGTGGCGACACCGATTTCGGCCGTCATCCACTTGGCGAACGTCACGTCGTCGAGGTCGCTGATCTTCGAGAAATCGGCGAGGACGAAATAGGCGCCTTCGGGGGTCGCGAACTCGAAGCCTTGCTCGCGGAGGACGCCGCACAAGAAATCGCGGCGCTGCTTGTAGTGCGCGGAGAACTCGTTGTAGTAGTCGGGCCCGAACGCGAATCCGACGGCGGCGGCGGCTTGGAGTGGAGCGGGCGCGCCGACGGTGAGGAAGTCGTGCACCTTGCGGATGGGACCAGTCTGTTCAGGAGGCGCGATGATCCAGCCGATGCGCCAGCCGGTGCAGCTGTAGGTCTTCGAGAGCGACGAGATCGTGATCGTGCGCTCGCGCATGCCGGGCCAGGTCGCGATCTCGTGGTGATGGCCCTTGTAGATCATGTGCTCGTAGGGCGCGTCGGTGATCGCCCACGCGTCGTGCTCGACGCACAAGTTCGCGATCAGCGACATTTCGTCGCGCGTCAGCACGCGGCCCGTTGGGTTGTGCGGGGTGTTGACGATGATCGCCTTCGTGCGCGAGGTGAACGCCTTTCGCAGGCGATCCGGATCGAACGTCCAGTCCGGCCGTTCCATCGGCACGAACACCGGCTTGGCTCCGGCGAGTATGGCATCCGGCCCATAATTCTCGTAGAACGGCTCGGGAATGATCACCTCGTCGCCGGAATCCATGAGCGCCATGAACACCGAGGCCATCGCTTCCGTCGCGCCGCACGTCACCGTCACGTCGCGGTCGGGATCGACTTCCATGTCGTAGAACCGGCGATACTTCTCGGCGATCGCTTGTCGCAGAACCGGCGCGCCCCACGTGACCGCGTACTGGTTGATGTCGCCGTTGATCGCGGTACACGCCGCGGCTTTCATCGCCTCGGGCATCGCGAAATCGGGAAATCCCTGCGCCAGGTTCACGGCGTTGTGCATGGCGGCGATCCGCGTCATCTCGCGGATCACGGATTCGGTGAACGTCGAGGTTCGTCGAGCTGCGAGCACGTGTCTTCTCCGTCCTGCGGTTAGCCTCGAATCTTGCCAAGCGATCGGCGAACGAGATCGGCCGTCTCGCCGGGCTTCCCACCATCGTCCAACGCCGCCTTGACCGCGCGCTCAGCGTCAGGCATCGAATAGCCCAGCGACACGAGCGCGCGAACGGCATCCTCGGCGCCGGGAATTCCGCCGCCGGGGCGGCCCGGCCCCCCCCCACCGGGAGCGGAAACATGCAGGTCGTCGAGCTTGTCGGCGAGATCCAGGATGAGCTGTTCGGCCTTCTTTCTCCCTACGCGCGGCACACTCTGAAGCGTTGCCAAGTCCTTGTCCCGCAACGCTCGAACGACGCGGTCGGCGGTCAGCGTCGACAGCAGGCCGAGGGCCAGAGAAGGGCCCACGCCCTTGGCATCGAGCACCCGCTGAAAGACGCGGCGCTCGTGCGCGGTGGCGAAGCCGTAGAGCTGCCAGCCGTCCTCTTTCACCACCAAATACGTATGCAGCGACGCCGGTTCGCCCGCGCGCGGCAGCGATTCGTAGACGTTGAGCGGGATCGCCAACTCGTACGCCACGCCGCCGGCGGTCATGATCTCGACGCGATCCAATTCCTTCGAAACGAGCGTCCCGCTGACGTGCGAAATCATGAAAGCTGAACAGGGCGCGTCGGAGCGCGGCGCGCGGGCACGATCGCTCCCGTTGCGCCGACTACGGGGAGGCGTGCGGCGACCAGTCCGGCGATCGCCGCCGCGACGCCGTCGGCCGCGTCACTTGGCTGCGGCGCCGTCTTCAATCGCAACATGCGGGTGATCATGAACTGCACTTGTTCTTTGGTCGCCGCGCCCGTTCCCACGACGGCCTTCTTGATCTCGGCGGGTGGAATCTCCCGAATGTCGAGATTCGCTCGGCTGCCGGCGAGGAGCACGACGCCGCGAGCGTGCCCCAGTACGACCGTCGTCCGCACATTCTTGGCGTAGAACACGTCCTCGACGCACAGCGCATGCGGCTTGTGACGCTCGATCAGCTCGACGACGCCTTCATAGATGTCGCGGAGACGCATCGCCAGAGGATCGCGCGGGCGGGTGCGAATGACGCCGCATTCTATGAGCGAGACGTGCCCAACTGCCCGCACGTCTTCTCCTCCCTGTACGACACCGTAGCCGGTGTTCGCGGTGCCCGGATCGATGCCGAGAACGATCACCGGGCTCGCGCGAGCCTCACTCGTTACTCCGCGCCATCTCGGTCACGTCCATGTCGAAGTTCGCCCAGACCTTCTGCACGTCGTCGAGATCTTCGATCGTCTCGAGCAGCTTGAGCAGCGCGTCGCCGTCCTTGCCGGCGATCGTCACGGTCGTCTTGGGAACCATCGCCAACTCGGCCTCGCCGATCTTGACGCCGGCGGTCTTGAGCTTGTCCTGCACCGAATGGAAGTCGTGCGGCGTCGTCGAGACGAGGAATCGCTCCTCTTCGCGAGCGACGTCTTCGGCGCCGGCGTCGAGAGCAGCTTCCATTAGCGCGTCCTCGCCGATCGTCGACGCGTCGACGTAGATCTGCCCCTTCTTCTCGAACATCCACGCCACCGAGTTCGGCGCGCCGAGGTTGCCGCCGAGTCGCGTCATCTTGCTGCGAACTTCGGCGACCGTGCGCGTCGGGTTGTCGGTCACGGCGTCGATGAGGAGCGCGACCCCGCCCGGGCCGAAGCCCTCGTACGTCACTTCGTGGTAGTCGACGCCTTCCAGCTCGCCTGTCCCCTTCTTGACCGCGCGCTCGATGTTTTCCTTCGGCATCGAGTTCGATCGCGCGGTGTCGATCGCGAGACGGAGCCGCGGATTACCGCCGGGATCGCCGCCGCCGATTTTGGCGGCCATGGTGATCTCGCGGATCAGCTTGGTGAACAGCGCGCCGCGCTTGGCGTCGGCCGCCGCCTTGTAGTGCTTGATCTGCTTCCATTTACTGTGGCCGGCCATCGCGCGAATGGGGCAAAGGTTCAGGAAGAAATATAGGTGCGATGGGGGGCGACGCGTGCGAGGACGGAGTACGGAGACCTCGGACGAGGCCTCCGCACTCCTCACCTTTCCGGATCCAGCATGTCCTCGAACCGCATCCACTGGGCGTAGAAATAGAGGTCGACGTAGCCGGTGGGTCCGTTGCGGTTCTTGCGGATGAGCAGTTCGGTCGCTCCCTCGACGTCGCGCGCGGGCTGATACATGTGCTCTCGGAAGAGCGTCATCACGACGTCGGCGTGTTCCTTGATCGCGCCGCGCGCGCCGAAATCGTCGAGCAGCGGGCGCCGGTCGGCGCGTGAGCCGAGCTCGCGCACCGTGGCCGTGGTGACGACGACGAGGCCGCGTTCGAGCGCAAGCGTCTTGAGGTCGCGCACCGAACGCGCGAGCTCCTCGTCGAGCAACTCGTCGCCGGAGGCCGTCGCGCTCAGGCTGTCGACGAAGACGATTTCGGTGAACGGCAATCCGTCGAGCATCGAGGCGATCGCCCCGACGCCGCCCGTCGGCGGACGATCCACGATGGGCAGATTCTCTCGCAGCCGAAGCGCGACGGACCCCGCGTTGGCGCGCGCCATGTCGTCGAGAGTGCCCTGACGCAGATCGTCGATTTTCGTGCGCGCCTCGATCGCGATCACGCGCTCGAGCACGCGCTCGGCGGACATCTCACCCGTGAGAAAGAGCACGCGCGCCGACGCGAGCGACATGCGGATGGCGAACGCCAGCGCGAGCGCCGACTTTCCGCTCGCCGTGTCGCCGCCGATCACGACGAGATCGCCGCGACGCAGCCCGCCGCCGAGCATCTTGTCGAGGCTCGCGAATCCGGTGGGAACGGTCGACGGCGGCGGCGCGCCGTCGGCAACGGCGTCGACGCGCGAGAGCAGGACTGAAAGAGGCGAGATGTCTGTCGTGCGCGTCATGAGGTCCCAATACTCACGGTTGCGCAGCGGAGGGCAAGGACGTTGTCGGGAGAATTACGAACCGGCCAGCGTCGCCGTCAGCCGTTCGAGCTCGGCGCGTGCGCCCGCGTCGAGCTGAGGCCCGGTCGCCGCGATCACCGCCGGCAATGCGGCCGCGGCCGCGTTGCGCCCCGTCGCCGTGGAGTCGATCAGTCGAGCCAGCGCCGACCGGATCGGCGCCGCGAGGGCCATCGACGCCAGCCAGCTCTTGGCGTGCGTCGCGCGTTCGGCCCGTGCTTCTGCGGAAACCCCGTGCTCGGGCAACGTGTCGTCCGCCAGCCGCGCCGCGAGATACACGGCGAGCGCTACCTCGCGGCGTCCGCCAAGCGGCGCCTTGCCGGCGAGCGTCGCGAGCGCCGCGAATCGGAAGCTGGTGGCTGGGACCGCGTACGGCGGATTCGGCATCGAGGACAATGTGCGTTTTGCAAACGCAGTCCGATAGCTTGGCCGCTCACGCGGCCGATATATTTGGGCCATGGCGCATCAGGCGAAATCCGTCCTCTGGATCGACGACGAGGCGGAGATGCTCGAACCTCATCGCATGTTCTTGCGAGACAAAGGGTTCGAGGTTGAAACGGTCACCAACGCCGAGGACGCGCTGGAGCTCGTGCGGCGCCGTCCGTTCAGCCTGGTCCTGCTCGACGAGCAGATGCCCGGCCGCCGCGGCCTCGACGCGCTCCGCGAGCTGCGCGAGGTCGATCCGAATCTGGCGATCGTCATGGTCACGAAGAGCGAAGAAGACTCGACCATGACCGAAGCGATCGGCGCCGCGCTCGAGGGCTATCTCGTCAAGCCCGTGACGCCGCGGCAAGTGTACGCGGCGGTCACTCGACTGCTCGAGGGGGCGCGCATTCGACAACAAGCCGTCGCGCGCGAGTTCGTTCAGCGCTTCCGCGAGATGCAGACGGAATCGTTCCGCGGCCTCAATTGGCGACAGTGGATCGAACGTTACGCGGAACTGACTCGCTGGGATCTCGAGCTCACCGCCGCGAACGAGACGGGACTGTACGAGTCGCTGCAAGGGCTCTATCCCGACATGCGCCGTGAGTTTGCCGGCTACATGAAGCGCGCCTACCCGGAATGGCTCAAGAATCTCGAGGGCGACCGCCCGCCGATGTCGATCGACATCGTGCCCGAGTTCCTCCTGCCGATGTTCGACTCGGCCAAACAGGGGCTCTTCGTCGTAATAGATTGCTTGCGTCTCGATCAATGGCGAACGCTCGAGCCCTTCGTCGCCCCGCTGTTCGACGTCGAGACGACGTACTACTACAGCATCCTGCCCACGGCGACGCCGTTCTCGCGCAACGCCCTGTTCAGCGGTCTCTTCCCCGGCGAGATCGCGGCCCGTTTCCCCGACTGGTGGGGCGAGCGCGAAGACGAGACCCTCAACGCGCACGAGCGGCAGCTTCTCGAGGCGCAGCTCGTCGAGCTGAATCGCAAGCTGCCCGTTCGCTACGAAAAAATCTCCACGGCTGCCGAAGGCGACGACCTCGAGCGCCGTCTCTCCCGCGCCATCGCGCCCGAGGGCATCTCGGCGTTCGTGTTCAACTTCGTGGACCTGCTCACGCACGGCCGGTCGGAGTCGGCGATCCTCTATGAGGTCGCGCGAGACGAGATCGCGCTCCGCCAACTCACGCAGCAGTGGTTCCGGCGGTCGGCGCTCTTCGCGTTGCTCCAGGAAGCGTCGCGCAAGCGGATCAGAGTCCTGATCACGACCGACCACGGCTCGATTCACTGTCGAACGCCGGCCACG comes from the Gemmatimonadaceae bacterium genome and includes:
- a CDS encoding response regulator; the encoded protein is MAHQAKSVLWIDDEAEMLEPHRMFLRDKGFEVETVTNAEDALELVRRRPFSLVLLDEQMPGRRGLDALRELREVDPNLAIVMVTKSEEDSTMTEAIGAALEGYLVKPVTPRQVYAAVTRLLEGARIRQQAVAREFVQRFREMQTESFRGLNWRQWIERYAELTRWDLELTAANETGLYESLQGLYPDMRREFAGYMKRAYPEWLKNLEGDRPPMSIDIVPEFLLPMFDSAKQGLFVVIDCLRLDQWRTLEPFVAPLFDVETTYYYSILPTATPFSRNALFSGLFPGEIAARFPDWWGEREDETLNAHERQLLEAQLVELNRKLPVRYEKISTAAEGDDLERRLSRAIAPEGISAFVFNFVDLLTHGRSESAILYEVARDEIALRQLTQQWFRRSALFALLQEASRKRIRVLITTDHGSIHCRTPATVFAKRDATQNLRYKFGEDLRAENPEQALLFTNEDSLRLPRRGLGANSLLATGDSFFVYPTKLREYQSRYRGSFLHGGVTPEECILPVALLTPRR
- the queA gene encoding tRNA preQ1(34) S-adenosylmethionine ribosyltransferase-isomerase QueA; its protein translation is MPAGDLTSDYDFELPHDLIAQRPLERRDASRLMVVDRASGDIQHKTFADVASLIAPIDVVVVNRSRVIRARLLGARASGAPAEILLLKPLGDARYEAMVSPGGKLKPGRRVTIAPGFEAEILEVTERRTRIVRLESDEPLDDAIERHGHVPLPPYIERPDAAEDAERYQTVFAREKGSVAAPTAGLHFTPELLASLERRGVATAEILLHVGAGTFKPVEVEDPAAHVMHEEWYRVTADAARAINERRAAGGRAWAVGTTTVRTLETVAGDDDRIRDGAGETRIFIRPGHRFRAVDRMVTNFHLPRSTLIMLVAAFAGYELTMRAYREAVAARYRFYSYGDAMAII
- a CDS encoding aminotransferase class I/II-fold pyridoxal phosphate-dependent enzyme encodes the protein MLAARRTSTFTESVIREMTRIAAMHNAVNLAQGFPDFAMPEAMKAAACTAINGDINQYAVTWGAPVLRQAIAEKYRRFYDMEVDPDRDVTVTCGATEAMASVFMALMDSGDEVIIPEPFYENYGPDAILAGAKPVFVPMERPDWTFDPDRLRKAFTSRTKAIIVNTPHNPTGRVLTRDEMSLIANLCVEHDAWAITDAPYEHMIYKGHHHEIATWPGMRERTITISSLSKTYSCTGWRIGWIIAPPEQTGPIRKVHDFLTVGAPAPLQAAAAVGFAFGPDYYNEFSAHYKQRRDFLCGVLREQGFEFATPEGAYFVLADFSKISDLDDVTFAKWMTAEIGVATVPGSSFYSNKEDGRPFTRFAFCKKQSTLDDAAERLSRLRATV
- the ruvA gene encoding Holliday junction branch migration protein RuvA yields the protein MISHVSGTLVSKELDRVEIMTAGGVAYELAIPLNVYESLPRAGEPASLHTYLVVKEDGWQLYGFATAHERRVFQRVLDAKGVGPSLALGLLSTLTADRVVRALRDKDLATLQSVPRVGRKKAEQLILDLADKLDDLHVSAPGGGGPGRPGGGIPGAEDAVRALVSLGYSMPDAERAVKAALDDGGKPGETADLVRRSLGKIRG
- the ruvB gene encoding Holliday junction branch migration DNA helicase RuvB, with product MSRAEITTPEVLVDESVVELSLRPQRLSEFIGQDKVKDALRIYIDAAMQRREPLDHTLFFGPPGLGKTTLAELIARELGVNIHTSSGPALEKPGDLVSTLTNLRRGDILFIDEIHRLRPIIEEFLYPAMEDYKIEIRLGDGPKANTVTMDIEQFTLVGATTRLGMLTAPMRARFGIEQRLNFYPSEDLELIVQRTADVLKVDVDPAGAAEIARRARGTPRVANRLLRRVRDFAQVRGNGVVSKPIADQALSMLDVDAFGLDDMDTRILRTIIEKFDGGPVGLKTIAVSIGEDENTIEEVYEPFLVQHGFLQRTPRGRTATRAAYEHFGIVAPGSNGQPTLF
- the ruvC gene encoding crossover junction endodeoxyribonuclease RuvC, which translates into the protein MIVLGIDPGTANTGYGVVQGGEDVRAVGHVSLIECGVIRTRPRDPLAMRLRDIYEGVVELIERHKPHALCVEDVFYAKNVRTTVVLGHARGVVLLAGSRANLDIREIPPAEIKKAVVGTGAATKEQVQFMITRMLRLKTAPQPSDAADGVAAAIAGLVAARLPVVGATGAIVPARRAPTRPVQLS
- a CDS encoding DnaB-like helicase C-terminal domain-containing protein — its product is MTRTTDISPLSVLLSRVDAVADGAPPPSTVPTGFASLDKMLGGGLRRGDLVVIGGDTASGKSALALAFAIRMSLASARVLFLTGEMSAERVLERVIAIEARTKIDDLRQGTLDDMARANAGSVALRLRENLPIVDRPPTGGVGAIASMLDGLPFTEIVFVDSLSATASGDELLDEELARSVRDLKTLALERGLVVVTTATVRELGSRADRRPLLDDFGARGAIKEHADVVMTLFREHMYQPARDVEGATELLIRKNRNGPTGYVDLYFYAQWMRFEDMLDPER
- a CDS encoding YebC/PmpR family DNA-binding transcriptional regulator, with amino-acid sequence MAGHSKWKQIKHYKAAADAKRGALFTKLIREITMAAKIGGGDPGGNPRLRLAIDTARSNSMPKENIERAVKKGTGELEGVDYHEVTYEGFGPGGVALLIDAVTDNPTRTVAEVRSKMTRLGGNLGAPNSVAWMFEKKGQIYVDASTIGEDALMEAALDAGAEDVAREEERFLVSTTPHDFHSVQDKLKTAGVKIGEAELAMVPKTTVTIAGKDGDALLKLLETIEDLDDVQKVWANFDMDVTEMARSNE
- the tgt gene encoding tRNA guanosine(34) transglycosylase Tgt: MSGFGFSIDHEDGAARVGVFRTPHGPVDTPAFMAVGTLATVKALDPDDLRAMGAQMILGNAYHLHLRPGDEIVREMGGLHAFMGWDGPILTDSGGFQVFSLEGLRTVSEDGVEFRSHIDGSLRAFTPESVMRIERNLGADVIMQFDHVIPGQSDESAARDASERSLRWLARCAAAVASWPGEPPRDQALFPIVQGGIHESLRRAAARSIRDSGDWVGYGIGGLSVGEAKPDMYRILDVVDGELPRERPRYLMGVGFPEDLVEGVRRGVDLFDCVAPTRMGRNGAAFTRDGRLNIKRAEFRVDKRPLDEECDCSACRRFSRAYIRHLFTADEILGLRLLSLHNVHFLVRLMRDARDAIRGKTLGAWSEDWLARYLSRPVTSE